A DNA window from bacterium contains the following coding sequences:
- a CDS encoding DUF370 domain-containing protein, translating to MAMPPVLNVGFYNFVLTDKIIAMVSSESAPMRRLIQNLRKEGNLIDATQGRRTKSIIFTNGSQVVISAISQETLAKRLGSAEITLEED from the coding sequence ATGGCGATGCCACCTGTATTGAATGTAGGTTTTTATAATTTCGTGTTAACTGATAAGATAATCGCTATGGTAAGCAGCGAGTCTGCCCCTATGCGACGCTTAATCCAAAACCTTCGTAAAGAAGGGAACCTCATTGATGCCACTCAAGGTAGACGAACTAAAAGTATCATTTTTACGAATGGTAGTCAGGTTGTTATCTCGGCGATTTCACAAGAGACGCTCGCAAAGCGACTTGGCAGCGCAGAGATAACATTAGAAGAGGATTAA